Below is a genomic region from Candidatus Eisenbacteria bacterium.
GCCGGCGCCACGCGCGACTCGCTCTACGAAGCCGAGCTGCGCATCGTGAGCGACGACGCCCCGCTGCCGGGCGCGGGCGGTCAGCCCGACCTGGTGGTCACGCTGCGCGCGCAGCTCACGCCCGGCGAGGCGGTGGGCGTGGGCGGCACGGCGCTGCCGACCGCCACGCGGCTCTACCCGCCGTATCCGAATCCGCTGCGCGGCGCGAGCACGCTGCGCTTCG
It encodes:
- a CDS encoding T9SS type A sorting domain-containing protein, which produces AGATRDSLYEAELRIVSDDAPLPGAGGQPDLVVTLRAQLTPGEAVGVGGTALPTATRLYPPYPNPLRGASTLRFDLARRSHVTLAVFDLTGRRVATLASRAFEPGDHRFHWDGRGEDGRALAGGLYFVRISGDQVATETARLAVIR